In the genome of Pseudomonas putida, one region contains:
- the nuoH gene encoding NADH-quinone oxidoreductase subunit NuoH yields the protein MSWFTPEVIDVILTVVRAIVVLLAVVVCGALLSFVERRLLGWWQDRYGPNRVGPFGMFQIAADMLKMFFKEDWNPPFVDRMIFTLAPVVAMSALLIAFVVIPITPVWGVADLNIGLLFFFAMAGLSVYAVLFAGWSSNNKYALLGSLRASAQTVSYEVFLGLALMGVVVQVGSFNMRDIVDYQAQNLWFIIPQFFGFCTFFIAGVAVTHRHPFDQPEAEQELADGYHIEYAGMKWGMFFVGEYIGIILISALLVTLFFGGWHGPFGLLPQVPFLWFTLKTAFFIMLFILLRASIPRPRYDQVMDFSWKFCLPLTLINLLVTAAIVLYNTPAVAAQ from the coding sequence ATGAGCTGGTTCACCCCCGAAGTGATCGATGTGATCCTCACCGTCGTCCGGGCCATCGTGGTCCTGCTGGCGGTGGTGGTCTGCGGCGCGCTGCTCAGCTTCGTCGAGCGTCGCCTGCTGGGCTGGTGGCAGGACCGTTACGGTCCGAACCGTGTCGGCCCATTCGGCATGTTCCAGATCGCCGCCGACATGCTGAAGATGTTCTTCAAGGAAGACTGGAACCCGCCTTTCGTCGATCGCATGATCTTCACCCTGGCACCGGTCGTGGCCATGAGCGCCCTGCTGATCGCCTTCGTGGTCATCCCGATCACCCCGGTCTGGGGCGTGGCTGACCTGAACATCGGCCTGCTGTTCTTCTTCGCCATGGCCGGTCTGTCGGTGTACGCGGTGCTGTTCGCCGGCTGGTCGTCGAACAACAAGTACGCCCTGCTCGGCAGCCTGCGTGCTTCGGCCCAGACCGTGTCGTACGAAGTGTTCCTGGGCCTTGCGCTGATGGGCGTTGTGGTTCAGGTCGGTTCGTTCAACATGCGCGACATCGTCGACTACCAGGCCCAGAACCTGTGGTTCATCATTCCGCAGTTCTTTGGCTTCTGCACCTTCTTCATCGCTGGCGTCGCCGTGACTCACCGTCACCCGTTCGACCAGCCGGAAGCGGAGCAAGAACTGGCCGACGGTTACCACATTGAATATGCCGGCATGAAATGGGGCATGTTCTTCGTGGGTGAATACATCGGCATCATCCTGATCTCGGCGCTGCTTGTGACCCTCTTCTTCGGCGGCTGGCACGGCCCGTTCGGCTTGCTGCCACAGGTTCCGTTCCTGTGGTTCACCCTGAAGACCGCATTCTTCATCATGCTGTTCATCCTGCTGCGCGCTTCGATTCCGCGCCCACGTTATGACCAGGTGATGGACTTCAGCTGGAAGTTCTGCCTGCCGCTGACCTTGATCAATTTGCTGGTGACCGCTGCGATCGTGCTCTACAACACGCCAGCCGTCGCGGCCCAGTGA
- the nuoF gene encoding NADH-quinone oxidoreductase subunit NuoF, which produces MTITSFGPANRIARSAETHPLTWRLRDDGEPIWLEEYQAKNGYAAARKALAQMSADDIVQSVKDSGLKGRGGAGFPTGVKWGLMPKDESMNIRYLLCNADEMEPNTWKDRMLMEQQPHLLVEGMLISARALKAYRGYIFLRGEYTTAAKNLNRAIEEAKAAGLLGKNILGSGFDFELFVHTGAGRYICGEETALINSLEGRRANPRSKPPFPAAVGVWGKPTCVNNVETLCNVPAIVANGNDWYKSLAREGSEDHGTKLMGFSGKVKNPGLWELPFGVTARELFEDYAGGMRDGYKLKCWQPGGAGTGFLLPEHLDAQMYAGGIAKVGTRMGTGLAMAVDDSINMVSLLRNMEEFFARESCGWCTPCRDGLPWSVKMLRALEKGQGRAEDIETLLGLVNFLGPGRTFCAHAPGAVEPLGSAIKYFRSEFEAGVAPADAGDALRPNLAKPIPTGPVVVGA; this is translated from the coding sequence ATGACCATCACTTCCTTCGGCCCGGCCAACCGCATTGCGCGTTCGGCTGAAACCCACCCGCTGACCTGGCGCCTGCGCGACGACGGCGAGCCGATCTGGCTCGAAGAGTACCAGGCCAAGAACGGCTATGCCGCCGCCCGCAAGGCGCTGGCGCAGATGTCCGCGGACGACATCGTCCAGAGCGTCAAGGACTCCGGCCTCAAGGGCCGTGGCGGCGCAGGCTTCCCCACTGGCGTGAAGTGGGGCCTGATGCCCAAAGACGAATCCATGAACATCCGCTACCTGCTGTGCAACGCGGACGAAATGGAGCCCAACACCTGGAAGGACCGCATGCTGATGGAGCAACAGCCCCATCTGCTGGTCGAGGGCATGCTGATCAGCGCCCGCGCCCTGAAGGCCTACCGTGGCTACATCTTCCTACGCGGCGAGTACACCACCGCGGCGAAGAACCTCAACCGCGCCATCGAGGAAGCCAAGGCCGCAGGCCTTCTGGGCAAGAACATCCTCGGCAGCGGTTTTGACTTCGAGCTGTTCGTGCACACCGGTGCCGGCCGCTACATCTGCGGTGAAGAAACCGCACTGATCAACTCCCTGGAAGGCCGCCGCGCCAACCCACGCTCCAAGCCGCCCTTCCCTGCCGCCGTTGGCGTGTGGGGCAAGCCGACCTGCGTGAACAACGTCGAGACCCTGTGCAACGTCCCGGCCATCGTCGCCAACGGCAACGACTGGTACAAGTCGCTGGCCCGCGAAGGCAGCGAAGACCACGGCACCAAGCTGATGGGCTTCTCCGGCAAGGTGAAGAACCCTGGCCTGTGGGAGCTGCCTTTCGGCGTGACCGCCCGCGAGCTGTTCGAGGACTACGCCGGCGGCATGCGCGACGGCTACAAGCTCAAGTGCTGGCAGCCTGGCGGCGCCGGTACCGGCTTCCTGCTGCCCGAGCACCTCGACGCTCAGATGTACGCCGGTGGCATCGCCAAGGTCGGCACCCGTATGGGTACAGGCCTGGCCATGGCGGTCGACGACAGCATCAACATGGTCTCGCTGCTACGCAACATGGAGGAGTTCTTCGCCCGTGAGTCGTGCGGCTGGTGCACCCCGTGCCGTGACGGCCTGCCATGGAGCGTGAAGATGCTGCGCGCCCTGGAGAAAGGCCAAGGCCGCGCCGAGGACATCGAGACGCTGCTGGGGCTGGTCAACTTCCTCGGCCCAGGCCGTACCTTCTGTGCTCACGCACCGGGTGCCGTCGAGCCTTTGGGCAGTGCCATCAAGTATTTCCGGTCCGAGTTCGAGGCCGGTGTCGCCCCAGCCGACGCTGGCGACGCCCTGCGCCCGAACCTGGCCAAGCCGATCCCGACCGGGCCGGTCGTGGTCGGCGCATAA
- the nuoG gene encoding NADH-quinone oxidoreductase subunit NuoG — protein sequence MATIHVDGKALEVNGADNLLQACLSLGLDIPYFCWHPALGSVGACRQCAVKQYTDENDTRGRIVMSCMTPASDGTWISIDDEESKAFRASVVEWLMTNHPHDCPVCEEGGHCHLQDMTVMTGHNERRYRFTKRTHQNQDLGPFIAHEMNRCIACYRCVRYYKDYAGGTDLGVYGAHDNVYFGRVEDGVLESEFSGNLTEVCPTGVFTDKTHSERYNRKWDMQFAPSICHGCSSGCNISPGERYGELRRIENRFNGSVNQYFLCDRGRFGYGYVNRSDRPRQPHLADGTKLGLDAALDKAADLLRGRTIVGIGSPRASLESNYGLRELVGADYFYSGMEAGELARVRLALEVLNNSPLPVPTLRDIEDHDAVFVLGEDLTQTAARVALAVRQATKGKAEAMADAMRVQPWLDAAVKNIGQHALYPLFIASLAETKLDDVAEECVHAAPADLARLGFAVAHAIDPSAPAVEGLDADAKTLAQRIADALVAAQRPLVVAGTSLADSALIEAAANIAKALKLREKNGSLSLVVPEANSLGMAMMGGESVDAALDAVISGKADAIVVLENDLYARVPAAKVDAALAAAKVVIVADHSKTPTTDRAHLVLPAATFAEGDGTLVSQEGRAQRFFQVFDPQYLDSSILVHEGWRWMHALRATLLNKPVDWTQLDHVTSACAEAAPQLAGIVNAAPSAAFRIKGMKLAREPLRYSGRTAMRANISVHEPRTPQDKDTAFAFSMEGYSGSAEPRQQVPFAWSPGWNSPQAWNKFQDEVGGHLRAGDPGVRLIESQGDRLHWFTAIPGAFNPARGTWTAVPFYHLFGSEESSSRAAPVQERIPAAYVALAKSEADRLGVNDGALLSLNVAGVSLRLPLRVNEELGAGLVALPKGLAGIPPAIFGASVEGLQEAAQ from the coding sequence ATGGCCACTATCCACGTAGACGGCAAAGCGCTCGAAGTCAATGGTGCGGACAACCTGTTACAGGCCTGTCTGTCGCTCGGCCTCGACATCCCCTATTTCTGCTGGCACCCGGCGCTCGGTAGCGTCGGCGCCTGCCGGCAGTGCGCGGTCAAGCAGTACACCGACGAGAACGACACCCGCGGTCGTATCGTCATGTCCTGCATGACCCCTGCCTCCGACGGCACCTGGATCTCCATCGACGATGAGGAATCCAAGGCGTTCCGCGCCAGCGTCGTCGAATGGCTGATGACCAACCACCCGCACGACTGCCCGGTGTGCGAGGAAGGCGGTCACTGCCACCTGCAGGACATGACGGTAATGACCGGCCACAATGAGCGCCGCTACCGTTTCACCAAGCGTACCCACCAGAACCAGGACCTTGGCCCGTTCATCGCCCATGAGATGAACCGCTGCATCGCCTGCTACCGCTGCGTGCGCTACTACAAGGACTACGCAGGCGGGACCGACCTGGGCGTCTACGGCGCCCACGACAACGTCTACTTCGGTCGCGTCGAGGACGGCGTGCTGGAGAGCGAGTTCTCCGGCAACCTGACCGAGGTCTGCCCGACCGGCGTGTTCACCGACAAGACCCACTCCGAGCGCTACAACCGCAAGTGGGACATGCAGTTCGCCCCGAGCATCTGCCACGGCTGCTCCAGCGGCTGCAACATCAGCCCCGGTGAGCGCTACGGTGAACTGCGCCGTATCGAGAACCGCTTCAACGGTTCGGTCAACCAGTACTTCCTGTGCGACCGTGGCCGCTTCGGCTATGGCTACGTCAACCGCAGCGACCGCCCACGCCAGCCCCACCTGGCCGACGGCACCAAGCTGGGCCTGGATGCTGCCCTGGACAAAGCCGCGGACCTGCTGCGCGGTCGCACCATCGTCGGTATCGGCTCGCCACGCGCCAGCCTCGAAAGCAACTACGGCCTGCGTGAGCTGGTCGGCGCCGACTACTTCTACTCGGGCATGGAGGCCGGTGAGCTGGCACGCGTGCGCCTGGCCCTCGAGGTGCTGAACAACAGCCCACTGCCAGTGCCGACCCTGCGCGACATCGAAGACCACGATGCCGTGTTCGTCCTTGGCGAAGACCTGACCCAGACCGCTGCCCGCGTCGCCCTGGCCGTACGCCAGGCCACCAAGGGCAAAGCCGAAGCCATGGCCGACGCCATGCGCGTACAGCCGTGGCTCGATGCTGCGGTCAAGAACATCGGCCAGCACGCGCTGTACCCGCTGTTCATCGCCTCGCTGGCTGAAACCAAGCTCGACGACGTCGCCGAAGAGTGCGTGCACGCAGCGCCAGCAGACCTGGCTCGCCTGGGCTTCGCCGTGGCCCACGCCATCGACCCGAGCGCACCGGCCGTCGAAGGCCTGGACGCCGACGCCAAGACACTGGCCCAGCGCATCGCCGATGCCCTGGTCGCCGCCCAGCGTCCGCTGGTGGTCGCCGGTACCTCCCTGGCCGACTCCGCGCTGATCGAGGCCGCCGCCAACATCGCCAAGGCCCTGAAGCTGCGTGAGAAGAACGGCTCGCTGAGCCTGGTGGTGCCTGAAGCCAACAGCCTCGGCATGGCCATGATGGGCGGTGAGTCCGTCGACGCCGCGCTGGACGCCGTCATCAGCGGCAAGGCCGACGCCATCGTGGTGCTGGAGAACGACCTGTACGCCCGCGTCCCGGCCGCCAAGGTCGACGCCGCCCTGGCCGCGGCCAAGGTTGTGATCGTTGCCGACCACTCCAAGACCCCGACCACCGACCGCGCCCATCTGGTGCTGCCGGCAGCCACCTTCGCCGAAGGCGATGGTACCCTGGTCAGCCAGGAAGGCCGTGCCCAGCGCTTCTTCCAGGTGTTCGACCCGCAATACCTGGACAGCAGCATCCTGGTTCACGAAGGCTGGCGCTGGATGCACGCCCTGCGTGCGACCCTGCTGAACAAGCCAGTCGACTGGACCCAGCTGGACCACGTCACCAGCGCCTGCGCCGAAGCCGCCCCGCAACTGGCCGGCATCGTCAACGCAGCGCCTTCGGCCGCGTTCCGCATCAAGGGCATGAAACTGGCCCGTGAGCCCCTGCGCTACTCCGGCCGTACCGCCATGCGCGCCAACATCAGCGTGCATGAACCGCGTACCCCGCAAGACAAAGACACCGCGTTCGCCTTCTCCATGGAAGGCTACTCGGGCTCGGCCGAACCGCGCCAACAGGTGCCGTTCGCCTGGTCGCCAGGCTGGAACTCCCCGCAGGCCTGGAACAAATTCCAGGACGAAGTCGGTGGTCACCTGCGCGCTGGTGATCCAGGCGTGCGCCTGATCGAGTCGCAAGGCGATCGCCTGCACTGGTTCACCGCCATTCCGGGTGCCTTCAACCCGGCCCGTGGCACCTGGACTGCCGTGCCATTCTACCACCTGTTCGGCAGCGAAGAGTCCTCTTCCCGTGCCGCGCCAGTGCAGGAGCGCATCCCGGCCGCCTACGTGGCCTTGGCCAAGTCCGAGGCCGACCGCCTGGGCGTCAACGACGGTGCCCTGCTGAGCCTGAACGTGGCGGGTGTCTCCCTGCGCCTGCCGCTGCGTGTCAATGAAGAGCTGGGCGCTGGCCTGGTCGCGTTGCCGAAAGGCCTGGCCGGCATTCCGCCAGCCATCTTCGGTGCATCCGTCGAAGGTCTGCAGGAGGCAGCACAATGA
- the nuoI gene encoding NADH-quinone oxidoreductase subunit NuoI has product MFKYIGDIVKGTGTQLRSLVMVFSHGFRKRDTLQYPEEPVYLPPRYRGRIVLTRDPDGEERCVACNLCAVACPVGCISLQKAETEDGRWYPEFFRINFSRCIFCGLCEEACPTTAIQLTPDFEMAEFKRQDLVYEKEDLLISGPGKNPDYNFYRVAGMAIAGKPKGAAQNEAEPINVKSLLP; this is encoded by the coding sequence ATGTTCAAATATATCGGCGACATCGTTAAAGGCACCGGCACCCAGCTGCGCAGCCTGGTGATGGTGTTCTCCCACGGGTTCCGCAAGCGCGACACCCTGCAATACCCTGAAGAGCCCGTGTACCTGCCGCCGCGCTACCGCGGTCGCATCGTCCTGACCCGTGACCCCGATGGCGAGGAGCGCTGCGTGGCGTGCAACCTCTGCGCGGTGGCCTGCCCGGTTGGCTGCATCTCGCTGCAGAAGGCCGAGACCGAGGACGGCCGCTGGTATCCGGAGTTCTTCCGCATCAACTTCTCGCGCTGCATCTTCTGTGGCCTGTGCGAGGAAGCGTGCCCGACCACCGCGATCCAGCTGACTCCGGATTTCGAAATGGCCGAGTTCAAGCGTCAGGACCTGGTGTACGAGAAGGAAGACCTCCTGATCTCCGGCCCCGGCAAGAACCCTGACTACAACTTCTACCGTGTTGCGGGTATGGCGATCGCTGGCAAGCCGAAGGGCGCTGCACAGAACGAAGCCGAGCCGATCAACGTGAAGAGCTTGCTCCCATAA